A single genomic interval of Rhodopirellula islandica harbors:
- a CDS encoding carboxy terminal-processing peptidase, whose product MSFRQILPVAFLAVGCIGSTPLQQPAVAQEQVVERAAAEQAAPPQPTPQDKVIAKLIAKLMPSNHVSGRELNDEISRRALDLFLESFDPMKLYFLQSDVDEFKRYSEVVDDQVRLGDLSLAYYIYGRFTQRVDERVAVVMELLDSDFDFTRDEQIIIDRDATQFARNADEARDRWRRQIKLALLDLRNEKSDSKDDSEADEPELTKEEITADAKDQLRRRYARYARRWKQTSSDDLLELFLTSVTNGYDPHSTYMSPATLEDFAISMRLNLDGIGASLGEKDGNTVVRQVIPGGAADSHGKLKPDDVIVAVGQDAEGEMVDIVEMPLKEVVKLIRGRAGSVVRLAVRPGGTGNEEIFKIVRARIELEDSAARGEVIDHEMPGQGKIKLGYINLPSFYMDMEAARRNEIDYRSSTRDVERILRDFKEQNVGGVVLDLTRNGGGSLTEAISLTGLFIDRGPVVQVKNSDGSVQQYADDQSGTVWDGPLVVVTSKLSASASEIFAGAIKDYHRGIVVGDPATHGKGTVQTLMDIGQSLFRSNNANYGALKVTLQQFYLPDGESTQLKGVEADLVLPSMTSKLPVAEGDLEYALEFDKVPLAKHNLYAMTPDSLLNQMRINSANRVQQDKEFSELMRRIELYVREKDQKSISLNEEEFLRRRAEREAQTEAEEEELDDVLNNEEIFRDTYYNKEVMNVAHEYVTGLRSQNLAVAK is encoded by the coding sequence ATGTCGTTTCGTCAAATCCTTCCCGTCGCGTTCCTCGCGGTGGGGTGCATTGGTTCCACCCCGCTTCAACAACCCGCCGTTGCGCAGGAACAAGTCGTCGAGCGGGCTGCAGCGGAACAAGCCGCTCCTCCGCAGCCCACGCCTCAGGACAAAGTGATCGCGAAGCTGATCGCCAAACTGATGCCGAGCAATCATGTTTCGGGCCGAGAACTCAATGACGAAATCAGTCGTCGAGCTTTGGATTTGTTTCTCGAATCCTTTGACCCGATGAAGCTGTATTTCTTGCAGAGCGACGTCGACGAATTCAAACGTTACTCCGAAGTGGTGGACGACCAAGTTCGCTTGGGCGACCTCAGCTTGGCCTATTACATCTACGGCCGCTTCACTCAACGTGTGGATGAACGCGTTGCCGTGGTGATGGAATTGCTCGACAGTGACTTTGATTTCACTCGCGACGAACAAATCATCATCGACCGCGACGCCACCCAATTCGCTCGCAACGCGGATGAAGCCCGCGACCGCTGGCGTCGTCAGATCAAATTGGCGCTGTTGGATTTGCGGAACGAAAAATCGGACTCCAAAGACGACTCAGAAGCCGATGAACCCGAGTTGACCAAGGAAGAAATCACCGCTGACGCCAAGGATCAATTGCGTCGCCGCTACGCACGTTACGCTCGCCGTTGGAAACAAACCAGCTCCGATGATTTGTTGGAACTGTTCCTCACCTCGGTGACCAACGGTTACGACCCACACTCGACTTACATGTCGCCTGCGACGCTGGAAGACTTTGCGATCAGCATGCGTCTGAACCTCGATGGCATCGGTGCCTCCTTGGGCGAAAAAGATGGCAACACAGTTGTGCGTCAAGTCATCCCAGGCGGGGCGGCTGATTCGCACGGCAAACTGAAACCAGATGATGTGATCGTCGCCGTTGGCCAAGACGCCGAAGGCGAGATGGTCGACATCGTGGAAATGCCACTCAAGGAAGTCGTCAAGCTGATTCGTGGTCGCGCTGGCAGTGTCGTTCGCTTGGCCGTTCGCCCCGGTGGCACAGGCAACGAAGAGATTTTCAAAATCGTTCGCGCCCGCATTGAACTCGAAGACTCCGCTGCTCGCGGCGAAGTGATCGATCACGAAATGCCAGGGCAGGGAAAAATCAAGCTTGGCTACATCAATCTGCCCAGCTTCTACATGGACATGGAAGCCGCTCGTCGCAACGAAATTGACTACCGCAGCAGCACCCGTGACGTCGAACGAATCCTGCGAGACTTCAAGGAACAAAACGTCGGTGGCGTGGTCCTCGACTTGACTCGCAACGGTGGCGGTAGCTTGACCGAAGCGATCAGCCTGACCGGATTGTTCATCGATCGTGGCCCTGTGGTTCAAGTCAAGAACTCAGACGGGTCGGTCCAACAATACGCAGACGACCAAAGCGGCACCGTTTGGGATGGCCCCTTGGTGGTTGTGACCAGCAAACTGAGTGCGAGTGCCAGCGAAATCTTCGCCGGTGCCATCAAAGACTATCATCGCGGGATCGTCGTCGGAGACCCGGCCACCCACGGCAAGGGAACCGTCCAAACGCTGATGGACATCGGGCAAAGCCTGTTCCGCAGCAACAATGCCAACTACGGGGCTCTCAAAGTCACGTTGCAACAGTTCTATCTGCCCGACGGTGAGAGCACTCAGCTCAAAGGCGTCGAAGCGGACTTGGTGCTGCCCAGCATGACCAGCAAACTCCCCGTTGCCGAAGGCGACCTCGAATACGCGTTGGAATTCGACAAGGTCCCGTTGGCGAAACACAACCTGTACGCGATGACGCCAGACAGCCTGCTCAATCAAATGCGAATCAATTCGGCAAACCGAGTCCAACAGGACAAGGAATTCAGCGAGCTGATGCGTCGGATTGAACTCTACGTTCGCGAAAAAGACCAGAAGAGCATTTCGCTGAACGAAGAAGAGTTCCTGCGTCGCCGGGCCGAACGTGAAGCCCAAACGGAAGCCGAAGAAGAGGAACTCGATGATGTTCTCAACAACGAGGAGATCTTCCGTGACACGTATTACAACAAAGAGGTCATGAACGTGGCCCACGAATACGTGACCGGACTGCGTTCGCAGAACTTGGCTGTTGCAAAGTAG
- a CDS encoding DUF1589 domain-containing protein, whose translation MLWNKARRQRTAVARPTCTGKEPSPGGTWPPAATSIRSRIRQNSVGARRPCPTWRPRRRFGTKRGVNELLSRDQRAPAKNHRQVEPGLLQPRQFVAGFARIRLALVGHVPHGTHADALEQSEASTNCRRETNVHRPRTIARWNLAYCSHFNS comes from the coding sequence ATGCTTTGGAACAAAGCGAGGCGTCAACGAACTGCCGTCGCGAGACCAACGTGCACCGGCAAAGAACCATCGCCAGGTGGAACCTGGCCTCCAGCAGCCACGTCAATTCGTAGCCGGATTCGCCAGAATTCGGTTGGCGCCCGTAGGCCATGTCCCACATGGCGCCCACGCCGACGCTTTGGAACAAAGCGAGGCGTCAACGAACTGCTTTCGCGAGACCAACGTGCACCGGCCAAGAACCATCGCCAGGTGGAACCTGGCCTACTGCAGCCACGTCAATTCGTAGCCGGATTCGCCAGAATTCGGTTGGCGCTCGTAGGCCATGTCCCACATGGCACCCACGCCGATGCTTTGGAACAAAGCGAGGCGTCAACGAACTGCCGTCGCGAGACCAACGTGCACCGGCCAAGAACCATCGCCAGGTGGAACCTGGCCTACTGCAGCCACTTCAATTCGTAG
- a CDS encoding nucleotide pyrophosphohydrolase: MNSPPRKDDVATVDELKAIVHQFVDERNWHEFHQPKNLVMSLAIETAELMEHFQWLTPEESARVKDDEQKLHEVGEEVADCLAYLLAIANKLDIDLSTTLRAKMIRNAVKYPVPEDA, from the coding sequence GTGAATTCACCGCCTCGCAAAGACGACGTTGCCACCGTTGATGAATTGAAAGCGATCGTGCATCAGTTCGTCGATGAACGAAACTGGCATGAATTCCACCAGCCGAAGAACCTGGTGATGTCGCTGGCGATTGAAACCGCTGAGCTGATGGAGCATTTTCAGTGGTTGACGCCGGAGGAATCCGCCCGCGTGAAGGACGACGAACAGAAGCTTCACGAGGTCGGTGAAGAGGTTGCGGATTGCCTGGCGTATTTGCTCGCGATCGCGAACAAGTTGGACATCGATTTGTCGACCACGCTGCGGGCCAAAATGATCCGCAACGCGGTCAAGTACCCGGTCCCGGAAGACGCGTAG
- a CDS encoding gamma-glutamylcyclotransferase family protein — translation MNPISYAGTIPENPDEVVVYFVYGTLCRGQCRQHCWPITPLGVHPAWVQGTLFGRADYPALRPGNQRVGGECWFFSKPDAERVTAVLDEIEVTNQPGHPNLYDRVELQANLVAPSHLKPVNQFGLPQTWVASAYHYATDPLRDGFDRLTERETGNGKIVVWPPEKWRSWRDL, via the coding sequence ATGAATCCGATTTCCTATGCCGGCACGATCCCGGAGAACCCCGACGAGGTGGTTGTTTACTTTGTCTACGGGACGCTGTGCCGAGGTCAGTGCCGGCAACATTGTTGGCCGATCACCCCGCTGGGCGTTCACCCGGCTTGGGTACAGGGGACCTTGTTCGGCCGAGCAGACTACCCAGCCTTGCGACCGGGAAACCAGCGTGTGGGCGGCGAATGTTGGTTCTTTTCGAAGCCAGACGCTGAGCGAGTGACTGCAGTCCTGGATGAAATTGAGGTGACAAATCAACCGGGACACCCCAATTTGTACGACCGCGTTGAATTGCAAGCCAATCTGGTCGCACCATCCCATCTAAAACCAGTCAATCAATTTGGTTTGCCGCAAACCTGGGTGGCGTCCGCCTATCACTACGCCACCGATCCGCTGCGGGACGGGTTCGATCGCTTGACCGAGCGGGAGACTGGAAATGGAAAAATAGTCGTTTGGCCGCCAGAAAAATGGCGATCATGGCGTGACCTTTGA
- a CDS encoding ATP-dependent Clp protease adaptor ClpS yields MSDHSAAVAEPDVVTEEEQCSDRKPKRQPPYHVILWDDTDHSYDYVISMMKRLFRMPIEKGYQVAKEVDKSGRAICMTTTLELAELKRDQIHAFGKDEQLDRCKGSMTATIEPARG; encoded by the coding sequence ATGTCCGATCATTCCGCCGCCGTTGCCGAGCCCGATGTGGTCACGGAAGAAGAACAATGCAGCGACCGCAAGCCAAAACGGCAACCGCCCTATCACGTCATTCTGTGGGACGACACCGACCACAGCTATGACTATGTGATCTCGATGATGAAGCGTTTGTTCCGCATGCCCATCGAAAAAGGCTATCAAGTCGCAAAAGAGGTTGACAAAAGTGGCCGTGCGATTTGTATGACCACCACGTTGGAACTGGCGGAACTGAAACGCGATCAAATCCACGCGTTTGGCAAAGACGAACAGTTGGACCGTTGCAAAGGCAGCATGACTGCCACCATTGAACCTGCTCGTGGCTGA
- a CDS encoding ThiF family adenylyltransferase has translation MAISDPNDRYVRQAQFAPIGETGQAKIESARVAILGCGALGSVAAELLVRAGVGHIRLIDRDLIEWSNLQRQSLYVETDAEQALAKAEAAASHLREINSRVVIEEVVADIHPANIAEHLRDVDLVLDAADNFTLRLLLNDWSLSTGTPWVHGGCVGANGQVRFFAGVSPCFRCLVPEVPDPSEVATCDTAGVIGPATHLIASLQSSEALKYLSGNASAINPRVLSIDLWRNQIREVAIDDQLSSQCPACSGGQREFLAAAEAGVSQAETLCGRNAVQIPGGSRRIDLAKIAERWNSVAPVQATRFFTRLQLPDDQTLTLFRDGRAVISGVRDIPHARSIYDRYVGS, from the coding sequence ATGGCGATCTCCGACCCAAACGATCGATACGTCCGCCAAGCACAATTCGCCCCCATCGGCGAAACGGGTCAAGCCAAAATCGAATCCGCTCGCGTTGCGATCCTTGGCTGCGGTGCCCTTGGCTCCGTCGCTGCGGAGTTGCTGGTTCGCGCCGGTGTCGGTCACATTCGTCTGATCGATCGTGACTTGATCGAATGGAGCAACCTGCAACGTCAAAGCCTCTACGTGGAGACCGACGCCGAGCAAGCCCTCGCCAAAGCCGAGGCCGCCGCCAGTCATCTTCGCGAAATCAATTCCCGCGTCGTGATCGAAGAAGTCGTCGCGGACATCCACCCGGCGAATATCGCGGAACACCTTCGCGACGTCGACTTGGTCCTCGATGCCGCCGACAACTTCACGCTGCGGCTGCTGCTGAACGATTGGTCGCTCTCGACCGGCACACCTTGGGTTCACGGCGGCTGCGTTGGTGCCAATGGACAAGTCCGGTTCTTTGCGGGGGTGTCACCCTGCTTCCGCTGCCTCGTCCCCGAGGTTCCCGACCCCAGCGAAGTGGCCACCTGCGATACCGCGGGAGTGATCGGCCCAGCCACGCACCTGATCGCCAGCTTGCAATCGTCCGAAGCACTGAAGTATCTCTCGGGCAACGCGTCGGCGATCAACCCGCGTGTTCTCTCGATTGATCTGTGGCGCAACCAAATTCGAGAGGTCGCGATCGACGATCAGCTGTCCAGCCAATGCCCGGCTTGCTCGGGTGGGCAACGGGAATTTCTCGCTGCAGCCGAAGCGGGCGTTTCGCAAGCCGAAACGTTGTGCGGCCGCAACGCGGTTCAGATTCCCGGCGGAAGTCGCCGCATTGACTTGGCCAAAATTGCCGAGCGTTGGAACAGCGTTGCCCCGGTCCAAGCGACGCGATTTTTCACGCGTCTGCAATTGCCTGACGACCAAACCCTGACGCTCTTTCGCGACGGCCGAGCCGTGATCAGCGGCGTCCGTGACATCCCTCATGCCCGATCGATTTACGATCGCTACGTCGGTTCGTAA
- the mtaB gene encoding tRNA (N(6)-L-threonylcarbamoyladenosine(37)-C(2))-methylthiotransferase MtaB — MTAKIRTRTLGCKVNQYETELVRQGLQTIGYEDASDGESADLCIVNTCTVTETGDAKSRQVVRRLHRENPDARIVVMGCYATRAPEEVSALPGVVEVLTDKRELGDLMGRFGVIDVPTGLSGFAGRKRAYVKVQDGCLLRCSYCIIPMVRPKLHSRPSQEIVDEVTRLIDAGHREVILTGIHLGHYGVDWNRNKPREEWVRLAHLVKDLCQIPGQFRIRMSSIEATEVTRELIGVMAEFPDKVVPHLHLCLQSGSDSVLRRMRRRWGTKMFLDRCRLLRESLDRPAITTDIIAGFPGETEEEFEQTLQTCRQAGFSKIHAFPFSARRGTPAAEREDQLDKGLISERVDRLGEVEAELRDEYYQSLVGSDLELLVEEVTPDGRLQGTTCRYALGSIDRPTQVADGDTLREHDLVTARVVGIQADRLQLALRRSEVFG; from the coding sequence ATGACGGCGAAAATTCGAACCCGCACACTGGGCTGCAAGGTCAACCAGTACGAAACCGAACTGGTGCGACAGGGCTTGCAAACGATCGGGTACGAAGACGCCAGTGATGGTGAATCGGCCGATCTGTGCATCGTCAACACTTGCACGGTCACGGAAACCGGCGACGCGAAAAGTCGGCAAGTTGTCCGGCGGTTGCATCGCGAAAACCCGGACGCTCGAATCGTCGTGATGGGGTGCTACGCCACCCGGGCACCCGAGGAAGTCAGTGCTCTGCCGGGCGTCGTCGAAGTCCTGACCGACAAGCGGGAGCTCGGCGATTTGATGGGCCGCTTCGGCGTCATCGATGTGCCCACCGGGTTGTCTGGATTCGCTGGCCGCAAACGGGCCTATGTCAAAGTCCAAGACGGATGCCTGCTTCGCTGCAGTTACTGCATCATTCCGATGGTGCGTCCCAAACTGCACTCGCGACCCAGCCAAGAGATTGTTGACGAGGTCACTCGTTTGATCGACGCGGGACACCGCGAAGTCATCCTGACCGGCATTCACCTGGGGCACTACGGCGTCGACTGGAACCGCAACAAGCCTCGTGAAGAATGGGTGCGGCTGGCGCACTTGGTCAAAGACCTGTGCCAGATCCCCGGCCAATTCCGAATTCGAATGAGCAGCATCGAGGCAACCGAGGTCACTCGGGAACTGATTGGCGTGATGGCCGAGTTCCCCGACAAGGTTGTGCCGCACCTGCACCTGTGTTTGCAATCGGGAAGCGATTCCGTCCTGCGTCGCATGCGACGTCGTTGGGGCACCAAAATGTTTCTTGATCGTTGCCGTCTGCTCCGCGAATCGTTGGACCGACCCGCGATCACGACGGACATCATCGCGGGATTCCCAGGTGAAACCGAAGAGGAATTCGAACAAACATTGCAGACGTGTCGCCAAGCCGGCTTCTCAAAGATTCATGCGTTCCCGTTTTCGGCTCGTCGCGGCACTCCCGCTGCCGAACGAGAGGACCAACTCGACAAAGGCTTGATCTCCGAGCGAGTCGACCGGTTGGGGGAAGTCGAGGCCGAGCTGCGAGACGAGTACTACCAGTCATTGGTCGGTTCTGATTTGGAGCTGTTGGTCGAGGAAGTGACCCCCGACGGACGATTGCAAGGCACGACGTGTCGCTACGCTCTTGGATCGATTGATCGTCCAACGCAGGTCGCTGACGGGGACACGCTTCGCGAACATGATCTCGTCACGGCTCGAGTCGTTGGCATCCAAGCCGATCGATTGCAACTCGCGCTGCGTCGCAGCGAAGTCTTCGGGTAG
- a CDS encoding DUF1589 domain-containing protein: protein MLWNKARRQRTAVARPTCTGQEPSPGGTWPTAATSIRSRIRQNSVHARRPCLTWRPRRCFGTKRGVNELPSRDQHAPAKNHRQVEPGRQQPRQFVAGFARIRLASVGHVPHGSHADALEQSEASSNCRRETNAHRPRTIARWNLAYSSHINS, encoded by the coding sequence ATGCTTTGGAACAAAGCGAGGCGTCAACGAACTGCCGTCGCGAGACCAACGTGCACCGGCCAAGAACCATCGCCAGGTGGAACCTGGCCTACTGCAGCCACTTCAATTCGTAGCCGGATTCGCCAGAATTCGGTTCACGCCCGTAGGCCATGTCTCACATGGCGCCCACGCCGATGCTTTGGAACAAAGCGAGGCGTCAACGAACTACCGTCGCGAGACCAACATGCACCGGCCAAGAACCATCGCCAGGTGGAACCTGGCCGACAGCAGCCACGTCAATTCGTAGCCGGATTCGCTAGAATTCGGTTGGCGTCCGTAGGCCATGTCCCACATGGCTCCCACGCCGACGCTTTGGAACAAAGCGAGGCGTCATCAAACTGCCGTCGCGAGACCAACGCTCACCGGCCAAGAACCATCGCCAGGTGGAACCTGGCCTACAGCAGCCACATCAATTCGTAG
- the thrS gene encoding threonine--tRNA ligase: MSSDSPSPSVSPSSQAAEVQVRLPDGSLKTQPADATAMDVAKEISEGLARSVVAAEVDGTIVDSFRPLGEMADEENVVPLRLLTTRDESALDVLRHSAAHVMARAIMRIYKGVSLAFGPTTSGGFYYDFDMPEKISEDDFPKIEAEIKKIIKAKEPFERFVLDRDEARKLCDDLDQDLKVEHIETGLGDQATVSFYRQGEFVDLCRGPHIPHAGMIKAIKLLSVAGAYWKGDASGRQLQRVYGTAFFDKKELNSYLEQLEEAKRRDHRVLGKQHGLFAINPEVGQGLCLWLPKGARVRVTLEDFLRRELLSRGYDPVYSPHIGRVEMYETSGHFPYYRDSQFAPLFGSEVGGLLDAWSTRLDKDDLSKDDEDKLVAAAEVFGVKLPEYKPSASNDAKKDVLHRWQLNHERYLLKPMNCPHHCQIFAAQPRSYRQLPLRLFEFGTVYRHEQTGELNGMMRVRGLTQDDAHIFCTADQVEEEFRATIELTKFVLESVGLDDYRVQLSLRDPDSSKYVGSEENWDHAEGALRGVLEHSGLSFNEEPGEAAFYGPKADFMVRDCIGRSWQLGTVQLDYNLPDRFKLEYKGNDNATHRPVMIHRAPFGSLERFTGMLIEHFAGAFPMWLSPEQIRVLPLSDKSVEYATAVAKQFDEAGFKVTVDASDGKVQAKIRNAQIDLVNYMAVVGPKEAESGQVALRDRIEGDLGSMPIKEAIARLQKEVETRQVRQAVKGSTVSIAESGGAATDY, from the coding sequence ATGTCCTCTGATTCCCCCTCGCCTTCCGTCTCCCCCTCCTCCCAGGCCGCTGAAGTTCAAGTCCGTTTGCCGGACGGTTCGCTGAAGACCCAACCCGCCGACGCCACCGCGATGGACGTCGCGAAAGAGATCAGCGAAGGCCTTGCCCGCAGTGTCGTGGCGGCCGAAGTGGACGGCACGATCGTCGATTCATTCCGTCCTCTCGGCGAAATGGCCGACGAGGAGAATGTGGTTCCGCTTCGTTTGCTGACCACGCGTGATGAATCGGCGCTGGATGTCCTGCGTCACTCGGCGGCCCACGTGATGGCTCGCGCGATCATGCGAATCTACAAAGGCGTTTCGCTGGCGTTCGGTCCGACCACTTCGGGTGGTTTCTATTACGACTTCGATATGCCGGAGAAAATCAGCGAGGATGATTTTCCAAAGATCGAAGCGGAAATCAAAAAGATCATCAAAGCCAAAGAACCGTTCGAACGCTTTGTGCTCGATCGCGACGAAGCTCGCAAGCTTTGCGATGACCTCGATCAAGACTTGAAGGTCGAACACATCGAAACCGGTTTGGGCGACCAAGCCACGGTCAGCTTCTATCGCCAAGGCGAGTTCGTCGACCTGTGCCGCGGACCTCACATCCCTCACGCGGGCATGATCAAAGCGATCAAGCTGCTGAGCGTTGCTGGGGCGTATTGGAAAGGCGATGCCTCGGGACGTCAGTTGCAACGAGTCTACGGCACCGCGTTCTTTGACAAGAAAGAACTGAACAGCTACCTCGAACAGCTCGAGGAAGCCAAGCGTCGCGACCATCGCGTGCTCGGCAAACAACACGGCTTGTTCGCGATCAACCCCGAAGTCGGCCAAGGTCTGTGCCTGTGGTTGCCCAAGGGAGCTCGCGTTCGTGTCACGCTGGAAGACTTCTTGCGTCGCGAATTGCTTTCACGCGGTTACGACCCGGTCTACAGCCCGCACATCGGTCGCGTGGAAATGTACGAAACCAGCGGTCACTTCCCTTACTACCGCGACAGCCAGTTTGCTCCGTTGTTCGGCAGCGAAGTCGGTGGGTTGCTGGATGCCTGGAGCACTCGTCTGGACAAAGATGATTTGTCCAAGGATGACGAAGACAAGTTGGTTGCCGCCGCGGAAGTGTTCGGCGTCAAGTTGCCGGAGTACAAACCGTCGGCATCCAACGACGCGAAAAAGGACGTGCTGCATCGTTGGCAACTCAATCATGAGCGGTACTTGCTCAAACCGATGAACTGCCCGCACCACTGTCAGATCTTTGCTGCCCAGCCGCGGTCGTACCGTCAGTTGCCGTTGCGGTTGTTCGAGTTCGGAACCGTTTATCGCCACGAGCAAACTGGCGAACTGAACGGGATGATGCGAGTGCGTGGTTTGACGCAAGACGACGCGCACATCTTCTGCACCGCCGATCAAGTCGAAGAGGAATTCCGTGCGACGATTGAGCTGACCAAGTTCGTTCTTGAGTCCGTTGGGCTGGATGATTACCGCGTGCAGTTGTCACTCCGGGATCCGGACAGCAGCAAGTACGTTGGCAGCGAAGAAAACTGGGATCATGCCGAAGGTGCTCTGCGAGGCGTGCTGGAGCATTCCGGTTTGTCGTTCAATGAAGAGCCCGGTGAAGCGGCGTTTTATGGCCCCAAGGCAGACTTCATGGTGCGTGACTGCATCGGTCGTTCGTGGCAGTTGGGAACCGTGCAGTTGGATTACAACCTGCCCGATCGCTTCAAGCTGGAATACAAAGGCAACGACAACGCGACTCACCGTCCCGTGATGATCCACCGGGCCCCATTTGGTTCGCTGGAACGATTCACCGGGATGTTGATCGAGCACTTTGCCGGTGCGTTCCCAATGTGGTTGTCACCCGAGCAAATTCGTGTGTTGCCGTTGTCGGACAAATCGGTCGAATACGCGACCGCGGTGGCCAAGCAATTCGACGAAGCCGGGTTCAAGGTCACCGTCGATGCGTCCGATGGCAAGGTCCAAGCCAAGATCCGCAACGCCCAAATCGACTTGGTCAACTACATGGCCGTCGTGGGGCCGAAGGAAGCCGAGTCGGGACAGGTTGCGTTGCGTGACCGAATCGAAGGCGACCTGGGATCGATGCCAATCAAGGAAGCGATCGCGCGTCTGCAAAAAGAAGTCGAGACGCGTCAGGTTCGTCAGGCCGTCAAAGGCAGCACGGTGTCGATCGCCGAATCCGGCGGCGCCGCGACGGATTATTGA
- a CDS encoding dipeptidase, with protein MSQPEQSATPGSPSASPLPTEVQSRLDDGKQRHEAELIEWLKIPSISSDSSRRDDVHRAADWLLDKMNAAGLQTESISTNGFPLLVASTPPVPGAPVALVYGHYDVQPPEPLELWTSPPFEPVVRDGKVFARGATDDKGQVLTHIQSVCDWVATGQPLPLQIKFLIEGEEEVGSQNLDDWLPQLAEKLACDVVVVSDSSQYGPGRPAVTCGLRGIATYELFVDGPSHDLHSGSFGGAVANPAMALCQLLASMKNADGKIAIDGMYDDVAPIPEIEREAWKKLGADDAEFASSVGASELHGEAGYTTDERRWARPSLDINGLTSGHQGEGVKTVLPAKASAKFSFRLVPNQDPKRLTGLIESHLERHCPPGIRWTLKPDHGAGAMLADANSRYAKAASVAIENAFGTPPVMIREGGSIPILARFQEVLKCDCLLLGWGQNDDAAHSPNEKFSLEDFHRGIQASASLWQAIASA; from the coding sequence ATGTCCCAACCCGAACAATCTGCCACCCCTGGCTCTCCCTCCGCCTCCCCCTTGCCCACGGAGGTTCAGTCGCGACTGGACGACGGAAAGCAGCGTCACGAAGCCGAGTTGATTGAGTGGCTGAAGATCCCCAGCATCAGCAGCGACTCGTCTCGCCGCGACGACGTGCATCGTGCCGCCGATTGGCTGCTTGACAAAATGAACGCGGCCGGCCTGCAAACCGAATCCATCTCCACCAACGGGTTCCCACTGCTGGTCGCCTCCACCCCACCCGTTCCCGGAGCCCCCGTGGCCCTGGTCTACGGGCACTACGACGTTCAGCCACCGGAACCGCTGGAACTGTGGACCAGCCCACCATTCGAACCCGTCGTCCGCGATGGCAAAGTCTTCGCTCGCGGTGCAACGGACGACAAAGGGCAAGTCCTGACGCACATCCAAAGCGTTTGCGACTGGGTCGCCACTGGCCAACCGCTTCCGCTGCAAATCAAATTTCTGATTGAAGGGGAAGAAGAAGTCGGCAGCCAGAACCTGGACGATTGGTTGCCCCAACTCGCCGAAAAATTGGCCTGCGACGTCGTTGTGGTCAGCGACAGCAGCCAGTACGGACCGGGTCGCCCCGCCGTCACGTGCGGCCTGCGAGGGATCGCGACGTACGAATTGTTCGTCGATGGACCGAGTCACGACCTGCACAGCGGCAGCTTCGGCGGCGCGGTCGCCAACCCCGCCATGGCCCTGTGTCAGTTGCTGGCCAGCATGAAGAACGCGGATGGAAAGATCGCGATCGATGGAATGTATGACGATGTCGCACCGATTCCCGAGATCGAACGCGAGGCTTGGAAGAAGCTCGGTGCCGACGATGCGGAATTCGCCAGCAGCGTCGGTGCATCCGAACTGCACGGCGAAGCAGGCTACACCACCGATGAACGACGCTGGGCTCGTCCTTCGCTCGACATCAACGGCTTGACCTCCGGACACCAAGGCGAAGGCGTGAAGACGGTTCTGCCAGCCAAGGCTTCCGCGAAGTTCAGCTTCCGATTGGTGCCCAACCAAGACCCGAAACGACTGACTGGGCTGATCGAATCCCACCTCGAGCGTCATTGCCCGCCGGGCATTCGTTGGACACTGAAACCAGATCACGGTGCCGGTGCCATGCTCGCGGACGCAAACAGCCGCTACGCCAAGGCAGCCAGCGTCGCGATCGAGAATGCCTTCGGAACACCCCCCGTGATGATTCGCGAAGGCGGCTCGATTCCGATCCTGGCTCGGTTCCAAGAAGTTCTAAAGTGCGATTGCTTGCTTCTCGGTTGGGGCCAAAACGACGATGCCGCGCACAGCCCCAATGAAAAGTTCTCACTCGAGGATTTCCACCGCGGCATCCAAGCCTCGGCCTCGCTCTGGCAAGCCATCGCCTCGGCGTAA